A genomic region of Trueperaceae bacterium contains the following coding sequences:
- a CDS encoding DUF4127 family protein, which yields MRTALLPLDDRPYNLAYVVRLARLVGRELLVPPSDMLGTFFTPGRPAECGRWLLELPEDVGTVIVALDMLTCGGLLASRSEASDEREALERLSDLERLREERPGLRVMAFDTIIRTSLSARDMESRRVHRLLHRFTTLEGKLRSAPDAATAAEYERVAGAIPSEVVHRYRAVRKRKHAVNLRAVELVAAGAVDVLHLLMEDVGPEGDKYGIHKEEQDALRRLARERGVEGRVFLQNGTDEGACTLLARSVTTDLGLEPKFAVRYSAPDGASQVPTFEDRPFGENLASFVAAVGGRFTDDVGEADAVLAGHTPYGEPPDLAAFCDEIARFVDQAVPVALVDTTTNQADLALMAALSERIELDRLSAYSAWNTACNSLGTALAQIVLAVASRGEPTAGEMNRGLLLERLLDDYVYEGIVRPKVNDRLEREGVNPWDLAERADEVRAQVATELAAEARRTLEPRVAARFAFRVTLPWPRTFEPAIEARVLGSDRG from the coding sequence GTGAGGACCGCGCTACTCCCGCTAGACGATCGGCCGTACAACCTCGCGTACGTCGTCCGCCTGGCCCGGCTCGTCGGCAGGGAGCTCCTGGTGCCGCCGTCCGACATGCTCGGCACCTTCTTCACGCCCGGGCGGCCCGCCGAGTGCGGGCGGTGGCTGCTCGAGCTCCCCGAGGACGTGGGGACCGTCATCGTCGCGCTCGACATGCTCACGTGCGGCGGCCTGCTGGCCTCGCGCTCCGAGGCCAGCGACGAGCGCGAAGCCCTGGAACGCCTGAGCGACCTCGAACGCCTGCGTGAAGAGCGCCCCGGCCTGCGGGTCATGGCTTTCGACACCATCATCCGCACGTCCCTGTCCGCCAGGGACATGGAGTCTCGGCGGGTTCACCGGCTGTTGCACCGGTTCACGACGCTAGAAGGCAAGCTCCGCAGCGCTCCCGACGCCGCGACCGCGGCCGAGTACGAACGGGTGGCCGGCGCGATCCCGTCCGAGGTCGTCCACCGGTACCGCGCCGTTCGGAAGCGCAAGCATGCCGTCAACCTGCGCGCCGTGGAGCTCGTGGCCGCGGGCGCGGTTGACGTGCTGCATCTCCTGATGGAGGACGTCGGCCCCGAAGGCGACAAGTACGGGATCCACAAGGAGGAGCAGGACGCGCTCCGTCGACTGGCCCGGGAACGGGGCGTGGAGGGAAGGGTCTTCCTGCAGAACGGCACCGATGAGGGCGCGTGCACGCTACTCGCGCGCTCCGTAACGACGGACCTGGGCTTGGAGCCGAAGTTCGCGGTGCGCTACTCGGCCCCCGACGGCGCCTCCCAGGTACCTACCTTCGAGGACCGGCCGTTCGGGGAGAACCTCGCCAGTTTCGTCGCGGCCGTCGGCGGTCGCTTCACGGACGACGTCGGCGAGGCGGACGCGGTGCTTGCCGGCCACACGCCGTACGGCGAGCCTCCCGATCTCGCCGCCTTCTGCGACGAGATCGCCCGTTTCGTCGACCAGGCCGTTCCCGTTGCGCTCGTCGACACGACTACGAACCAGGCCGACCTGGCGCTGATGGCGGCGCTGAGTGAGAGGATCGAGCTCGACAGGCTCAGCGCCTACTCGGCGTGGAACACCGCGTGCAACTCACTTGGAACCGCGTTGGCCCAGATCGTCCTCGCCGTGGCTTCGCGGGGCGAGCCCACGGCGGGCGAGATGAACCGCGGCCTCCTGCTCGAGCGTCTTCTCGACGACTACGTGTACGAGGGTATCGTCAGGCCGAAGGTCAACGACCGTCTGGAGCGAGAGGGGGTCAACCCGTGGGATCTGGCGGAGCGAGCGGACGAGGTGAGGGCGCAGGTGGCCACCGAGCTGGCTGCCGAGGCCAGGCGTACGCTCGAGCCTCGCGTCGCGGCGAGGTTCGCTTTCAGGGTCACTCTCCCGTGGCCGCGCACGTTCGAACCGGCGATAGAGGCGCGGGTGCTCGGAAGCGACCGTGGCTGA
- a CDS encoding transcriptional repressor, which translates to MAEKAKNDLVALAKARGVRLTGPRRIILEVLGASDDHPDALELHRLVAAADPGISLATVYRTVGLLEEKGVLEKHTFTDGRARYEATLGGHHHHMIDVETGAVIEFASEEFERLHEEIARLHGYEVVDHKLELHVRRLRKRT; encoded by the coding sequence ATGGCCGAGAAGGCGAAGAACGACCTGGTCGCCCTCGCGAAGGCGCGGGGCGTGCGGCTCACGGGGCCGCGGCGGATCATCCTGGAGGTGCTCGGGGCCTCGGACGACCACCCCGACGCGCTGGAGCTCCACCGTCTCGTCGCCGCCGCCGACCCCGGCATCTCGCTCGCGACCGTCTACCGCACCGTCGGCCTCCTAGAAGAGAAGGGCGTGCTGGAGAAACACACGTTCACCGACGGGCGCGCCAGGTACGAGGCGACCCTCGGCGGGCACCACCATCACATGATCGACGTGGAGACTGGCGCGGTCATCGAGTTCGCCTCGGAGGAGTTCGAGCGGCTGCACGAGGAGATCGCGCGGCTGCACGGCTACGAGGTCGTCGACCACAAGCTCGAGCTGCACGTCAGGCGCCTGAGGAAGCGCACCTAG
- a CDS encoding carbohydrate ABC transporter permease produces MTAALVSIPLLWMVMSSIKPFSDIFAWPPRLFPSSVTFEHYARVLEGTNFPRYFLNSTIVAVVVVVSNLLIALPCGYAFARLPIPGKDAAFLVVLGTMMIPSHVTTIPLFILARNFPLIGGNDLMGAGGTGLLNTYFGIALPHLVLTFTIFLARQFFLDLPAEIRDSGRIDGASEMRVFTSLYLPISLPIVATIAIFSFVTAWDDFFWPLVVTTTDRMRTAQIGLSVFRSQFSSEWGALFAASVLIVLPVVLVFLFNQRLFIRGLATGATK; encoded by the coding sequence GTGACAGCCGCACTGGTGAGCATCCCGCTCCTATGGATGGTGATGAGCTCGATAAAGCCGTTCTCCGACATCTTCGCGTGGCCGCCGAGGCTGTTCCCGTCGTCCGTGACGTTCGAACATTACGCGAGGGTGCTGGAGGGCACGAACTTCCCGAGGTACTTCCTCAACTCGACGATCGTCGCGGTCGTGGTGGTCGTCTCCAACCTGCTCATCGCGTTGCCATGCGGGTACGCTTTCGCGCGCCTCCCGATCCCAGGCAAGGACGCTGCGTTCCTCGTCGTGCTCGGCACCATGATGATCCCCTCGCACGTGACCACCATCCCGCTGTTCATCCTGGCCCGTAACTTCCCGCTCATCGGCGGCAACGACCTCATGGGGGCCGGCGGCACGGGCCTGCTCAACACCTACTTCGGCATCGCGCTACCGCACTTGGTGCTCACGTTCACTATCTTCCTCGCGCGGCAGTTCTTCCTGGACCTGCCGGCGGAGATCCGCGACTCCGGGCGCATAGACGGTGCGAGCGAGATGCGCGTCTTCACGAGCCTCTACCTGCCTATCTCGCTGCCGATCGTGGCGACCATCGCGATCTTCTCTTTCGTCACCGCGTGGGACGACTTCTTCTGGCCGCTCGTCGTCACGACCACCGACCGGATGCGCACGGCCCAGATCGGGCTGTCGGTGTTCCGCTCCCAGTTCAGCTCCGAGTGGGGCGCGCTGTTCGCCGCCTCCGTGCTCATCGTGCTGCCCGTCGTCCTGGTCTTCCTCTTCAACCAGCGGCTCTTCATCCGCGGCCTCGCGACGGGAGCGACCAAGTGA
- a CDS encoding ABC transporter substrate-binding protein codes for MIACIGATALAQQSLTVWYAGNFQDQMDLVNNELVPAFEAANPDVDVTVEFIPWGDLTAKLNTAFATGMVPDVFMHGQAATAGLVAADRLAPLDEYLTGFDVEDFGPTFEQGAVDGKHYLAPVYGSGNLLVYRTDLWEEAGLDPNAPPTTWEELLDAARKLTVRDASGQIRRTGLLIGSSGTAIQQPFSSLLWQAGGSWFSADGTEVAFDSPAAVKAIAFMQALFDPDTGVTRLGENPGASPVNPLVTGQAAMMFGSMEMVSGLRTTNPDVFELLAVAPPTKDVEQAAFYSFAGFFISQDSGHKDQAWQYISFALSPEWLEAFNSAAGSLPPRSSLADADFLASSPALKAYSDNLRFAHGNPNVAVWVQARDITAAHLEAAVYGRETAEAAAKATQQEIEALLNP; via the coding sequence GTGATCGCTTGTATTGGCGCGACGGCGCTCGCACAACAGAGCTTGACCGTCTGGTACGCGGGGAACTTCCAGGATCAGATGGACCTCGTCAACAACGAGCTCGTGCCGGCCTTCGAGGCGGCGAACCCCGACGTGGACGTGACGGTCGAGTTCATCCCTTGGGGCGACCTGACCGCCAAACTCAATACCGCCTTCGCGACGGGCATGGTGCCGGACGTCTTCATGCACGGCCAGGCAGCCACCGCCGGGCTCGTCGCCGCTGATCGCCTAGCGCCACTCGACGAGTACCTCACCGGGTTCGATGTCGAGGACTTCGGACCGACCTTCGAACAGGGCGCCGTGGACGGCAAGCACTACCTGGCCCCCGTCTACGGGTCGGGCAACCTGCTCGTCTACCGCACGGACCTCTGGGAAGAGGCCGGCCTCGATCCCAACGCGCCCCCGACCACCTGGGAGGAGCTCCTTGACGCGGCTCGCAAGCTCACCGTCAGGGACGCGAGCGGCCAGATCAGGCGCACGGGTCTCCTGATAGGCTCGAGCGGCACGGCCATCCAGCAACCGTTCTCCTCCCTCCTCTGGCAAGCGGGTGGCTCCTGGTTCAGCGCCGATGGCACAGAGGTCGCGTTCGACAGCCCAGCGGCCGTCAAGGCCATAGCGTTCATGCAGGCGCTCTTCGACCCGGACACGGGTGTCACGCGCCTGGGGGAGAACCCCGGCGCCAGCCCCGTCAACCCGCTCGTCACCGGCCAAGCGGCCATGATGTTCGGCTCCATGGAGATGGTCTCCGGGCTACGCACCACCAACCCGGACGTCTTCGAACTGCTCGCGGTGGCGCCCCCGACCAAGGACGTCGAGCAGGCCGCCTTCTACTCGTTCGCCGGCTTCTTCATCTCCCAGGACAGCGGCCATAAGGACCAGGCCTGGCAGTACATCAGCTTCGCCCTCAGCCCCGAGTGGCTGGAAGCCTTCAACAGCGCTGCCGGCTCCCTGCCGCCCCGCTCCAGCCTCGCCGACGCCGACTTCCTGGCCTCTTCGCCGGCTCTCAAGGCCTACTCGGACAACCTGCGGTTCGCGCACGGCAACCCCAACGTCGCCGTCTGGGTCCAGGCCCGCGACATCACGGCGGCACACCTCGAGGCTGCCGTCTACGGACGGGAGACCGCCGAGGCGGCGGCCAAGGCCACGCAGCAAGAGATCGAAGCGTTGCTGAACCCGTGA
- a CDS encoding DMT family transporter, producing the protein MNPADPTLRGILLRVVSTAFFACMAVFVKLASHEAPVGQVVFFRSAFAVIPLMIFLLARGEFPRGLATKRPLGHLARSALGTGGMFLSFAAIARLPLADSTLVGYVAPLLTALLGGLLLKEVLTRSKLTGIFLGMCGVLVLTLPQLVGTTIDTPRLVGYGLGLLSAVLSAGAMIQVRRLGTTESPGAIALYFVLVSAAASLFTLPTGWVSPSAGTLAMLVLAGLVGGLAHIAMTLSYRYAEASTLAPFEYLSLIWAGVLDLTVFHVGLSPWFILAVPLLLTGAAVSTGTLGELVQKRARRGRGRRPPDERPLRKRAA; encoded by the coding sequence ATGAACCCCGCCGACCCGACGCTACGCGGCATCCTGCTACGCGTCGTATCCACCGCCTTCTTCGCCTGCATGGCGGTGTTCGTGAAGCTCGCGAGTCACGAGGCGCCGGTCGGTCAGGTCGTCTTCTTCCGCTCCGCCTTCGCCGTCATACCCCTAATGATCTTCCTCTTGGCGCGCGGCGAGTTCCCCCGGGGCCTAGCCACCAAGCGCCCGCTCGGCCACCTCGCCCGTTCGGCCCTCGGCACCGGCGGGATGTTCTTGTCCTTCGCGGCGATCGCCCGACTGCCGCTCGCCGACTCGACGCTCGTCGGCTACGTGGCGCCGCTCCTGACCGCGCTCCTCGGCGGCCTCCTCCTCAAGGAGGTCCTCACTCGCTCCAAGCTGACGGGGATCTTCCTGGGGATGTGCGGCGTCCTCGTGCTCACGCTGCCGCAACTGGTGGGGACGACGATCGACACGCCGCGCCTCGTCGGCTACGGCCTCGGCCTACTCTCCGCGGTCCTCTCGGCCGGCGCGATGATCCAGGTGCGGCGGCTGGGCACCACGGAGTCGCCCGGCGCCATCGCCCTCTACTTCGTGCTCGTCTCGGCCGCCGCCTCGCTCTTCACGCTCCCGACGGGCTGGGTCTCACCGAGCGCAGGCACCCTCGCCATGCTCGTGCTCGCCGGCCTGGTCGGCGGCCTGGCGCACATAGCCATGACGCTCTCGTACCGCTACGCCGAGGCCTCGACCCTCGCCCCGTTCGAGTACCTCTCGCTCATCTGGGCCGGCGTCCTGGACCTCACCGTCTTCCACGTCGGGCTGAGCCCATGGTTCATCTTGGCGGTGCCGCTACTCCTGACGGGCGCCGCCGTCTCCACCGGCACGCTCGGCGAGCTGGTGCAGAAGCGCGCTAGGCGCGGGCGGGGCCGTCGACCGCCGGACGAGCGCCCCTTACGCAAACGAGCGGCGTAG
- a CDS encoding LacI family transcriptional regulator produces MAEPLSDPRGPRARVRLVDVAKRAGVSIAVASTILNNRAASTIRASAETADRVREAARELGYSPNPVAQRLARGRNQILGVFTFEPIFPLTQKNFYHPFLIGIEQEAEDLSYDLLLFTSARSDPGRRQRQIFRGGVNRLALADGSILLGREEDRSEVSRLIEQRYPFVYLGRRVIDGVSVPYVGADYVSATAQVVEHLAGLGHRSFLYVGSLGDHEANLDRRLGYARALAALGLPDDPARQRRIQPDEISGEQLEAWLGAGVTAFVVEDDMVATRLLEVASAKGLDVPGDVSVALLGDALEHVEADVPWTMFRIPREAMGRQAVRLLASLLAARPSGPGSDAAAVGGTAPGEASRQIVLGCALVPGGTAGPAPARLGGR; encoded by the coding sequence GTGGCTGAGCCGCTGAGCGACCCGCGCGGGCCGCGAGCGCGGGTGCGGCTCGTCGACGTCGCGAAGCGCGCAGGGGTCTCCATCGCCGTGGCGTCGACCATCCTCAACAACCGCGCGGCGAGCACCATCAGGGCGAGCGCGGAGACGGCCGACCGCGTGCGGGAGGCCGCACGCGAGCTGGGCTATTCGCCGAACCCCGTGGCGCAGCGCCTGGCGCGCGGTCGCAACCAGATCCTCGGCGTGTTCACGTTCGAACCCATCTTCCCCTTGACGCAGAAGAACTTCTACCATCCGTTCCTGATCGGCATCGAGCAGGAGGCCGAGGACCTGAGCTACGACCTCCTCCTCTTCACCAGCGCCCGGAGCGACCCGGGGAGGAGGCAGAGGCAGATATTCCGCGGCGGGGTCAACAGGCTGGCCCTCGCCGACGGCTCCATACTGCTCGGCCGCGAGGAGGACAGGTCGGAGGTGAGTCGGCTCATCGAGCAGCGCTACCCGTTCGTGTACCTGGGCCGCCGCGTCATCGACGGCGTCTCCGTGCCGTACGTCGGGGCCGATTACGTCTCGGCCACGGCCCAAGTCGTCGAGCACCTGGCTGGCCTAGGGCATCGGAGCTTCCTGTACGTTGGCTCACTCGGCGACCACGAGGCGAACCTGGACCGGCGCCTCGGCTACGCGCGGGCCCTTGCCGCGCTCGGGCTGCCGGACGACCCGGCCCGGCAACGCCGCATCCAGCCGGACGAGATCAGCGGCGAACAGCTGGAGGCGTGGCTTGGCGCTGGCGTCACCGCCTTCGTGGTCGAGGACGACATGGTGGCGACGCGGCTACTCGAGGTGGCGTCCGCGAAAGGGCTCGACGTTCCGGGGGACGTTTCGGTGGCGCTCTTGGGTGACGCACTCGAGCATGTCGAGGCGGACGTCCCGTGGACCATGTTCCGCATCCCCCGAGAGGCGATGGGCAGGCAGGCAGTGAGGCTGTTGGCCTCGCTCCTAGCCGCGAGGCCCTCCGGGCCGGGCTCGGACGCCGCCGCGGTCGGTGGCACGGCTCCGGGCGAGGCGTCTCGGCAGATCGTGCTCGGCTGCGCTCTCGTGCCCGGCGGCACTGCCGGCCCGGCGCCGGCTCGCCTCGGGGGCAGGTAG
- a CDS encoding metal ABC transporter permease yields MLGELRDAFAFTFMQRALLAGSLIAVASGLLGTFVVQRRLAYLGDGLAHAAFGGTGVGAFVLVAAGQYGARSEFLRHPLLIALPAALATGLLITYVKRRTQLSSDTTIGVFLAVAVAVGLFFFTRIPVDTPLGFDIMDVLFGSILAVGRVDLIAIAAITALAGAVLARAWGKLAYATFDEELARSDGVNTARLEYLLVGTTAAVVAASSVVVGVVLMTAYLVIPAATARLGSLTLLGMTVKAVAIGVATTGAGLLGAFLFDAPTSSMLILMQAGVFGVVAVGRAVAGRT; encoded by the coding sequence ATGCTAGGGGAACTGCGCGACGCCTTCGCCTTCACCTTCATGCAGCGCGCGCTGCTCGCAGGCTCGCTGATCGCCGTGGCGAGCGGCCTGCTCGGGACGTTCGTGGTGCAGAGGCGCCTGGCCTACCTCGGCGACGGGCTCGCGCACGCGGCGTTCGGCGGCACGGGGGTGGGCGCTTTCGTGCTCGTGGCGGCGGGTCAGTACGGCGCCAGGAGCGAGTTCCTCAGGCACCCGCTCCTGATCGCCCTGCCGGCCGCCTTGGCGACCGGCCTGCTCATCACGTACGTCAAGCGGCGCACGCAACTATCGAGCGACACCACGATCGGCGTCTTCCTGGCAGTGGCCGTGGCCGTCGGGCTCTTCTTCTTCACGCGCATCCCGGTCGACACGCCACTGGGCTTCGACATCATGGACGTCCTGTTCGGGAGCATCCTAGCGGTAGGGCGGGTGGACCTCATCGCCATCGCCGCCATCACGGCCCTGGCCGGCGCCGTCCTGGCGCGGGCGTGGGGGAAGCTCGCCTACGCGACGTTCGACGAGGAGCTGGCGCGCTCCGACGGCGTGAACACGGCCAGGCTCGAGTACCTGCTAGTCGGCACCACGGCCGCCGTCGTGGCGGCGAGCTCCGTCGTCGTCGGGGTGGTGCTCATGACCGCGTACCTCGTCATCCCGGCGGCCACCGCGCGCCTCGGTTCGCTCACGTTGCTCGGCATGACCGTCAAGGCCGTCGCGATCGGTGTGGCCACGACGGGGGCCGGCCTGCTCGGGGCGTTCCTGTTCGACGCCCCTACCAGCAGCATGCTCATCCTCATGCAGGCCGGGGTGTTCGGGGTGGTGGCGGTGGGGCGGGCCGTGGCCGGGCGTACGTAG
- a CDS encoding tetratricopeptide repeat protein: MERAADLGAAGGGHHDLGPYSRRVRTASPEAQLWFDRGLAWCYGYHHEEAIRCFQRAASADPGCAMAWWGVAYAAGCNYNKPWEAFLEEERREALALAHGAARAAVEAVRAAGADAWPVEAALAEALVRRYPASEVASDAPPFQAWNDDYADAMRAVHAAHPHDPDVAALFAEALINRTPWKLWELATGEPATGADTLEAQTVLEKALAERDAGGGQGHPGLLHLYIHTMEMSPRPEAALRAADALRDLVPDSGHLRHMPSHIDVLCGNYHDSLVANELGMAADDRLFARGGGGDFYTLYRCHNIHFKIYSALFLGQLGPALEGARQLEEALPESLLRVELPPMADWLEGFLSMRVHALIRFGRWHDVLALPLPADPDLYCVTTAMTRYARGVALAALGDVPGAREEQRAFEAAVARVPASRTVFNNTCLDILAVAAKMLEGEILYRAREYAAAFEALREAIALSDTLPYDEPWAWMQPVRHALGALLLERGRAAEALEAYREDLGLSGSVPRALQHPDNVWALHGLVECYERLGRQAEAEPFRQRLAVALARADVRIGSSCFCRLEERSAGEGSCCG, encoded by the coding sequence GTGGAGCGAGCGGCTGATCTCGGCGCGGCCGGCGGCGGCCATCACGACCTGGGCCCGTACTCGCGGCGAGTGCGTACGGCCTCCCCGGAAGCGCAGCTCTGGTTCGACCGCGGCCTGGCCTGGTGCTACGGCTACCACCACGAGGAGGCCATCCGTTGCTTCCAGCGCGCGGCGAGCGCCGACCCCGGCTGCGCGATGGCATGGTGGGGCGTCGCGTACGCGGCCGGCTGCAACTACAACAAGCCCTGGGAAGCGTTCCTCGAGGAGGAGCGGCGCGAGGCCCTCGCCTTGGCCCACGGTGCCGCGCGCGCGGCCGTCGAGGCCGTGCGGGCCGCGGGGGCGGACGCATGGCCCGTCGAGGCGGCGCTCGCGGAGGCCCTCGTGCGCCGCTACCCCGCTTCCGAGGTGGCGTCCGACGCGCCGCCCTTCCAGGCGTGGAACGACGACTACGCGGATGCGATGCGCGCGGTCCATGCGGCCCACCCGCACGACCCGGACGTCGCGGCCCTGTTCGCGGAGGCGCTCATCAACCGGACGCCGTGGAAGCTATGGGAATTGGCGACCGGTGAGCCAGCGACCGGGGCCGATACCCTCGAGGCGCAGACCGTCCTCGAGAAGGCGCTGGCCGAGCGCGACGCCGGCGGCGGGCAAGGGCATCCCGGGCTGCTGCACCTGTACATCCACACGATGGAGATGTCGCCGCGTCCCGAGGCGGCGCTGCGAGCGGCCGACGCGTTGCGCGATCTCGTGCCCGACTCGGGTCACCTGCGCCACATGCCCTCGCACATCGACGTCCTGTGCGGCAACTATCACGACTCGCTCGTGGCGAACGAGCTGGGGATGGCGGCGGACGACCGCCTCTTCGCGCGCGGAGGCGGCGGGGACTTCTACACGCTCTACCGCTGCCACAACATCCACTTCAAGATCTACTCCGCGCTCTTCCTCGGCCAGCTCGGACCGGCGCTCGAGGGCGCCAGGCAGTTGGAGGAGGCGTTGCCTGAGAGCCTGCTGCGCGTGGAGCTGCCGCCCATGGCGGACTGGCTCGAGGGCTTCCTGAGCATGCGCGTGCACGCGCTCATCCGCTTCGGGCGCTGGCACGACGTTCTGGCCCTGCCGCTGCCGGCCGACCCGGACCTCTACTGCGTGACGACCGCCATGACGCGCTACGCGCGCGGGGTGGCCCTCGCGGCCCTCGGCGACGTGCCGGGCGCGCGCGAGGAGCAGCGCGCGTTCGAGGCCGCCGTGGCGCGGGTGCCCGCCAGCCGGACCGTGTTCAATAACACGTGCCTCGACATCCTGGCGGTAGCCGCCAAGATGCTCGAAGGTGAGATCCTGTACCGAGCCCGCGAGTACGCCGCGGCGTTCGAGGCGCTGCGGGAAGCCATCGCCCTCTCCGACACCTTGCCTTACGACGAGCCTTGGGCCTGGATGCAGCCCGTACGCCACGCGCTAGGCGCGCTGCTCCTCGAACGCGGTCGCGCGGCGGAGGCCTTGGAGGCGTACCGGGAGGACCTCGGCCTGAGCGGCAGCGTGCCGCGCGCGTTGCAGCACCCCGACAACGTGTGGGCGTTGCACGGCCTGGTCGAGTGTTACGAGCGCCTCGGGAGGCAGGCGGAGGCGGAGCCGTTCAGGCAGCGGCTGGCGGTGGCGCTCGCGCGGGCGGACGTACGGATAGGCTCGTCGTGCTTCTGCAGGCTGGAGGAGCGGTCGGCGGGCGAGGGCTCCTGCTGCGGCTGA
- a CDS encoding sugar ABC transporter permease gives MIAGGAGRSAANRGRSKLSAPARAGLLFVLPALVYIVLTQLLPVIYALYVSFTDYSPLNRGAPRWVGLQNYRAMIFSREFQNALWVTVRFSAAVIVLNVVISLALALLLEGASRALRWLQVVLFLPIVTSVAAVSVVWLLLYDRDFGLLNQILNAFGLSNVGWLNTVAWALPSLVIMRVWRGAGWNTVIYRAALQGVPREVIEAAKVDGASAFQLFRQILLPLLRPITAYIVIVGLISTLQTFAEIYILTSGGPLGSTTTVGFLIYRQAFEYGQLGLACATSFVLFVVIFALSFGSFALARKGMT, from the coding sequence GTGATAGCCGGAGGAGCAGGTCGGTCAGCGGCGAACCGCGGCAGGTCGAAGCTGTCCGCGCCCGCCAGGGCCGGCCTGCTCTTCGTCCTCCCGGCACTCGTCTACATCGTCCTGACGCAACTGCTGCCCGTGATCTACGCCCTGTACGTGTCCTTCACCGACTACTCGCCGCTCAACAGGGGCGCGCCCAGATGGGTCGGGCTGCAGAACTACCGGGCGATGATCTTCTCGCGCGAGTTCCAGAACGCCTTGTGGGTCACGGTGCGCTTCTCCGCGGCCGTCATCGTCCTGAACGTCGTCATCTCCCTAGCCCTCGCGCTCCTGCTCGAAGGGGCGTCGCGGGCGTTGCGGTGGCTGCAGGTCGTGCTCTTCCTGCCGATCGTGACGAGCGTGGCCGCAGTCAGCGTCGTCTGGCTGCTCCTCTACGACCGCGACTTCGGGCTGCTGAACCAGATCCTGAACGCCTTCGGGCTATCCAACGTCGGCTGGCTGAACACGGTCGCCTGGGCTCTTCCCAGCCTCGTGATCATGCGGGTCTGGCGCGGCGCCGGTTGGAACACGGTGATCTATCGCGCGGCTCTCCAGGGCGTCCCCCGCGAGGTGATCGAAGCGGCGAAGGTGGACGGCGCCTCGGCGTTCCAGCTGTTCCGGCAGATACTCCTTCCGCTCCTGCGGCCCATCACCGCGTACATAGTGATAGTCGGGCTCATCAGCACGTTGCAGACGTTCGCGGAGATCTACATCCTCACTTCCGGCGGCCCCCTCGGGTCGACGACCACGGTCGGCTTCCTGATCTACCGGCAGGCGTTCGAGTACGGACAGCTCGGGCTCGCCTGCGCGACGAGCTTCGTGCTCTTCGTCGTCATCTTCGCGCTCTCGTTCGGCAGCTTCGCGCTGGCCCGCAAGGGGATGACCTGA
- a CDS encoding metal ABC transporter substrate-binding protein has product MRTPLALGEFARRPKLPWGAGRSAQSVRARVAWLLLVAGLFGAARAEVPKVVVTLHPLYALVREVAGDEAEVTRLLPPGVSPHTYDPSPGDLKRIAQADLLVMNGGLDLWAGKLLDASGGRAAALELTELPEVRKLVTEEFPESVAVADDGAVISMNPHLWLTPTVMAAAMPALGEALAAAAPASAERFRARAAEAQERLLELDAELSALLAPIAGSPFVPFHDAWPYFASRYGLDLVVEIEPYPGREPSPAYLKEALGLIRNSGATVIFSESQLNRRPAEVLADEAGVDLFELDPLGGVAGRQGYADLLLWNAGVLLEAFGED; this is encoded by the coding sequence TTGAGAACGCCACTCGCCCTAGGCGAGTTCGCACGCCGCCCGAAGCTGCCCTGGGGCGCGGGCCGGTCCGCCCAGTCGGTTCGGGCCAGGGTCGCTTGGCTGCTGCTGGTCGCCGGCCTGTTCGGGGCGGCGCGCGCCGAGGTGCCCAAGGTCGTCGTGACGCTCCACCCGCTCTACGCCCTGGTGCGGGAGGTCGCGGGCGACGAGGCCGAGGTGACGCGGCTCCTGCCCCCCGGCGTTTCGCCCCATACGTACGACCCGAGCCCCGGTGACCTCAAGCGGATCGCGCAGGCCGACCTGCTGGTCATGAACGGCGGCCTCGACCTCTGGGCGGGGAAGCTCCTCGACGCGAGCGGTGGTCGGGCGGCCGCGCTCGAGCTGACCGAGCTGCCCGAGGTGCGCAAGCTCGTAACGGAGGAGTTCCCCGAGTCGGTCGCCGTCGCTGACGACGGCGCGGTGATCAGCATGAACCCCCACCTGTGGCTGACCCCGACGGTGATGGCGGCGGCCATGCCCGCGCTCGGCGAGGCGTTGGCGGCCGCCGCGCCGGCAAGCGCGGAGCGCTTCCGCGCGCGCGCCGCCGAGGCGCAAGAACGCCTCCTGGAACTGGACGCCGAACTCTCGGCCCTGCTCGCGCCCATCGCGGGCTCGCCGTTCGTGCCGTTCCACGACGCGTGGCCCTACTTCGCCTCCCGGTACGGTCTCGACCTGGTCGTGGAGATCGAGCCCTACCCCGGCCGCGAGCCTAGCCCCGCCTACCTCAAGGAGGCGCTCGGGCTCATCCGCAACAGCGGCGCCACCGTCATCTTCAGCGAGTCGCAGCTCAACAGGCGTCCGGCCGAGGTCCTGGCGGACGAGGCCGGCGTGGACCTGTTCGAACTCGACCCCCTCGGCGGCGTGGCGGGCAGGCAGGGCTACGCGGACTTGCTCCTCTGGAACGCCGGCGTGCTGCTCGAGGCCTTCGGCGAGGACTGA